One segment of Anatilimnocola aggregata DNA contains the following:
- a CDS encoding SGNH/GDSL hydrolase family protein gives MFYELRNIAVVLLALLCAPLYAQQGKPALPSVLIIGDAVYQQHAGGTINELKDQAKVQFAKWPKGVLPSSTNAIEHLDLLLGIKDSAGKAVPEDKRSAWDLIHFNVGLGDLIYCVPNLKSHRAQPHNAGGVIRTGAKQYENNLDTLVRLLRQKAPHAKIVWANTTPIRHSRENVFKLGTEVEYNRIAEQVMTKHSVPVNDMYSYARSIIDMDKPAAHGVDPFHFDGKPIVAPIINAISRELNMPIKKPVEGLSVPASLDRGAGQTSK, from the coding sequence GGTGGTCCTGCTGGCCCTGCTCTGCGCGCCACTGTACGCGCAGCAGGGCAAGCCCGCTCTACCCAGCGTGCTGATCATCGGCGACGCTGTTTATCAGCAGCACGCGGGGGGGACAATCAACGAACTCAAAGACCAAGCGAAGGTGCAGTTCGCCAAATGGCCCAAAGGTGTGCTTCCTAGTTCGACCAACGCGATTGAGCACCTCGACCTGTTGCTGGGGATCAAGGACTCTGCCGGCAAAGCGGTACCCGAAGACAAACGCTCGGCGTGGGACCTGATCCACTTCAATGTCGGGCTCGGCGATCTGATCTACTGTGTGCCGAACCTCAAATCGCACCGTGCCCAACCGCATAATGCTGGCGGGGTGATCCGAACGGGCGCGAAGCAGTACGAAAACAATCTGGACACGCTGGTTCGTCTGCTGAGGCAGAAAGCGCCCCATGCAAAAATTGTCTGGGCCAACACAACACCGATCCGTCACTCGCGTGAAAACGTGTTCAAACTAGGTACGGAGGTTGAATACAACCGGATCGCCGAGCAAGTGATGACCAAGCACAGCGTGCCGGTGAATGATATGTACAGCTACGCCAGATCGATCATTGACATGGACAAGCCTGCGGCCCACGGAGTGGACCCATTCCACTTCGACGGCAAGCCCATCGTCGCGCCGATCATAAATGCAATTTCACGCGAGCTGAATATGCCCATCAAGAAGCCGGTCGAAGGGCTTTCTGTGCCAGCGAGCCTCGATCGTGGAGCCGGACAAACTTCAAAATGA